The proteins below are encoded in one region of Lactuca sativa cultivar Salinas chromosome 3, Lsat_Salinas_v11, whole genome shotgun sequence:
- the LOC111890359 gene encoding protein RIK isoform X1, translating to MTEDDCARVSMPDSTPASDSSNTKQRKKRKWDQPAESLVTAGVAVPGVLPLLNMGSFVGITHPGVPPASGASLINPLTSSYGHLQQLYPAPSMQQHATALAQKIQPKIQEELIAREIVINDAESSIRYKLTKRQTQEEIQKCTGAIVITRGKYRPPNAPSDGEKPLYLHVSAGTHLETTADRIKAVDQAAAMIEEIMKQGVLTNGLKVVHPFSTCVFLGFEPDPSLNIIARIRGPNDQYVNHIMNETGSTVLLKGRGSGNPGISNSEGKQQSLHLFLSSSNPKSLEHAKLLAENLLDTICAECGASRVSSCKVYGAVPPPPPLLTRVQSELEAASSVTTPGGKTVISHITPPPPPPGTSYNGYGGIYPQTTPLQQVALALKQSTSPIISTQTQIIGNANLEMEKEKRPPHTHKRKFQELPITDLGQPGQLKTHQASGILKQNEVNSKSSTKMESPIPIPTPMTNGMMPPPPRPPKFNSTAKVVEGNIVKTPETKSVPETLISLMEYGDEEEEDDDIEETNEETLTNNSKAKPFWAV from the exons ATGACAGAAGACGATTGCGCTAGGGTTTCGATGCCTGATTCCACGCCTGCATCCGATTCATCCAACACGAAGCAAAG GAAAAAGAGGAAATGGGATCAGCCAGCTGAGTCCTTGGTGACAGCGGGAGTAGCAGTCCCTGGAGTGCTTCCTTTGCTCAACATGGGATCATTTGTTGGGATCACACATCCTGGTGTTCCTCCAGCTTCTGGCGCTTCTTTGATAAATCCTCTTACTTCTAGTTATGGACATTTACAGCAGCTTTATCCAGCACCCTCAATGCAGCAGCATGCAACTGCATTGGCCCAAAAGATTCAA CCAAAGATTCAAGAGGAGTTAATAGCTAGAGAAATTGTCATAAATGATGCAGAGTCTTCCATACGTTACAAGCTTACAAAACGCCAAACGCAAGAAGAG ATTCAGAAATGCACTGGTGCCATAGTGATAACTAG GGGTAAATATCGTCCTCCAAACGCACCTTCTGATGGTGAAAAACCATTATATCTTCATGTTTCAGCTGGCACCCAT TTGGAAACAACAGCAGACAGGATAAAAGCAGTTGATCAAGCAGCTGCCATGATAGAGGAAATCATGAAGCAAGGTGTTTTAACCAATGGATTGAAG GTGGTTCACCCTTTTAGCACATGTGTGTTCTTGGGCTTTGAACCAGATCCATCTTTGAACATTATTGCCCGTATTCGTGGACCAAAT GATCAGTATGTAAATCACATTATGAATGAAACAGGATCAACAGTTTTACTAAAAGGGCGTGGTTCAGGAAACCCTGGAATTTCTAATTCCGAAGGTA AACAACAATCACTACATCTTTTTTTGTCAAGTAGTAATCCAAAAAGCCTTGAACATGCAAAGCTTCTGGCTGAGAATCTTCTGGATACAATATGTGCAGAATGTGGTGCCTCTAG GGTATCATCATGTAAGGTTTATGGTGCTGTTCCACCACCTCCGCCATTGTTGACCAGAGTCCAGAGTGAGTTAGAAGCAGCTTCTTCCGTTACTACCCCTGGGGGCAAAACAGTCATTTCACATATAACtcctcctcctccacctcctGGTACGAGCTACAATGGGTATGGTGGGATATACCCACAAACTACCCCTTTGCAACAAGTTGCCTTAGCCCTTAAGCAATCTACATCTCCCATTATATCTACCCAAACCCAAATAATTGGAAATGCAAATTTAGAGATGGAAAAAGAAAAACGACCCCCTCACACTCACAAACGCAAATTTCAAGAACTGCCCATCACTGATCTCGGGCAGCCCGGGCAGCTCAAAACACACCAG GCATCAGGAATCTTGAAGCAAAATGAAGTGAATTCCAAAAGTAGTACAAAGATGGAATCACCTATTCCGATTCCGACTCCGATGACCAACGGAATGATGCCACCTCCTCCACGACCCCCTAAATTTAATTCAACAGCAAAGGTGGTCGAGGGCAATATCGTAAAAACACCAGAAACCAAATCTGTACCTG aAACTTTAATCAGTCTTATGGAGTatggagatgaagaagaagaagatgatgacatTGAGGAAACTAATGAAGAAACtctaacaaataattcaaaagcAAAACCTTTTTGGGCAGTGTGA
- the LOC111890359 gene encoding protein RIK isoform X2 — MTEDDCARVSMPDSTPASDSSNTKQRKKRKWDQPAESLVTAGVAVPGVLPLLNMGSFVGITHPGVPPASGASLINPLTSSYGHLQQLYPAPSMQQHATALAQKIQPKIQEELIAREIVINDAESSIRYKLTKRQTQEEIQKCTGAIVITRGKYRPPNAPSDGEKPLYLHVSAGTHLETTADRIKAVDQAAAMIEEIMKQGVLTNGLKVVHPFSTCVFLGFEPDPSLNIIARIRGPNDQYVNHIMNETGSTVLLKGRGSGNPGISNSEEQQSLHLFLSSSNPKSLEHAKLLAENLLDTICAECGASRVSSCKVYGAVPPPPPLLTRVQSELEAASSVTTPGGKTVISHITPPPPPPGTSYNGYGGIYPQTTPLQQVALALKQSTSPIISTQTQIIGNANLEMEKEKRPPHTHKRKFQELPITDLGQPGQLKTHQASGILKQNEVNSKSSTKMESPIPIPTPMTNGMMPPPPRPPKFNSTAKVVEGNIVKTPETKSVPETLISLMEYGDEEEEDDDIEETNEETLTNNSKAKPFWAV, encoded by the exons ATGACAGAAGACGATTGCGCTAGGGTTTCGATGCCTGATTCCACGCCTGCATCCGATTCATCCAACACGAAGCAAAG GAAAAAGAGGAAATGGGATCAGCCAGCTGAGTCCTTGGTGACAGCGGGAGTAGCAGTCCCTGGAGTGCTTCCTTTGCTCAACATGGGATCATTTGTTGGGATCACACATCCTGGTGTTCCTCCAGCTTCTGGCGCTTCTTTGATAAATCCTCTTACTTCTAGTTATGGACATTTACAGCAGCTTTATCCAGCACCCTCAATGCAGCAGCATGCAACTGCATTGGCCCAAAAGATTCAA CCAAAGATTCAAGAGGAGTTAATAGCTAGAGAAATTGTCATAAATGATGCAGAGTCTTCCATACGTTACAAGCTTACAAAACGCCAAACGCAAGAAGAG ATTCAGAAATGCACTGGTGCCATAGTGATAACTAG GGGTAAATATCGTCCTCCAAACGCACCTTCTGATGGTGAAAAACCATTATATCTTCATGTTTCAGCTGGCACCCAT TTGGAAACAACAGCAGACAGGATAAAAGCAGTTGATCAAGCAGCTGCCATGATAGAGGAAATCATGAAGCAAGGTGTTTTAACCAATGGATTGAAG GTGGTTCACCCTTTTAGCACATGTGTGTTCTTGGGCTTTGAACCAGATCCATCTTTGAACATTATTGCCCGTATTCGTGGACCAAAT GATCAGTATGTAAATCACATTATGAATGAAACAGGATCAACAGTTTTACTAAAAGGGCGTGGTTCAGGAAACCCTGGAATTTCTAATTCCGAAG AACAACAATCACTACATCTTTTTTTGTCAAGTAGTAATCCAAAAAGCCTTGAACATGCAAAGCTTCTGGCTGAGAATCTTCTGGATACAATATGTGCAGAATGTGGTGCCTCTAG GGTATCATCATGTAAGGTTTATGGTGCTGTTCCACCACCTCCGCCATTGTTGACCAGAGTCCAGAGTGAGTTAGAAGCAGCTTCTTCCGTTACTACCCCTGGGGGCAAAACAGTCATTTCACATATAACtcctcctcctccacctcctGGTACGAGCTACAATGGGTATGGTGGGATATACCCACAAACTACCCCTTTGCAACAAGTTGCCTTAGCCCTTAAGCAATCTACATCTCCCATTATATCTACCCAAACCCAAATAATTGGAAATGCAAATTTAGAGATGGAAAAAGAAAAACGACCCCCTCACACTCACAAACGCAAATTTCAAGAACTGCCCATCACTGATCTCGGGCAGCCCGGGCAGCTCAAAACACACCAG GCATCAGGAATCTTGAAGCAAAATGAAGTGAATTCCAAAAGTAGTACAAAGATGGAATCACCTATTCCGATTCCGACTCCGATGACCAACGGAATGATGCCACCTCCTCCACGACCCCCTAAATTTAATTCAACAGCAAAGGTGGTCGAGGGCAATATCGTAAAAACACCAGAAACCAAATCTGTACCTG aAACTTTAATCAGTCTTATGGAGTatggagatgaagaagaagaagatgatgacatTGAGGAAACTAATGAAGAAACtctaacaaataattcaaaagcAAAACCTTTTTGGGCAGTGTGA
- the LOC111890359 gene encoding protein RIK isoform X3: MTEDDCARVSMPDSTPASDSSNTKQRKKRKWDQPAESLVTAGVAVPGVLPLLNMGSFVGITHPGVPPASGASLINPLTSSYGHLQQLYPAPSMQQHATALAQKIQPKIQEELIAREIVINDAESSIRYKLTKRQTQEEIQKCTGAIVITRGKYRPPNAPSDGEKPLYLHVSAGTHLETTADRIKAVDQAAAMIEEIMKQGVLTNGLKVVHPFSTCVFLGFEPDPSLNIIARIRGPNDQYVNHIMNETGSTVLLKGRGSGNPGISNSEGKQQSLHLFLSSSNPKSLEHAKLLAENLLDTICAECGASRVSSCKVYGAVPPPPPLLTRVQSELEAASSVTTPGGKTVISHITPPPPPPGTSYNGYGGIYPQTTPLQQVALALKQSTSPIISTQTQIIGNANLEMEKEKRPPHTHKRKFQELPITDLGQPGQLKTHQVFSLTLHLILDLSVGHLYFHRVFNASKLVLMWRFLTGTRTHSAVIPCLITFEG, translated from the exons ATGACAGAAGACGATTGCGCTAGGGTTTCGATGCCTGATTCCACGCCTGCATCCGATTCATCCAACACGAAGCAAAG GAAAAAGAGGAAATGGGATCAGCCAGCTGAGTCCTTGGTGACAGCGGGAGTAGCAGTCCCTGGAGTGCTTCCTTTGCTCAACATGGGATCATTTGTTGGGATCACACATCCTGGTGTTCCTCCAGCTTCTGGCGCTTCTTTGATAAATCCTCTTACTTCTAGTTATGGACATTTACAGCAGCTTTATCCAGCACCCTCAATGCAGCAGCATGCAACTGCATTGGCCCAAAAGATTCAA CCAAAGATTCAAGAGGAGTTAATAGCTAGAGAAATTGTCATAAATGATGCAGAGTCTTCCATACGTTACAAGCTTACAAAACGCCAAACGCAAGAAGAG ATTCAGAAATGCACTGGTGCCATAGTGATAACTAG GGGTAAATATCGTCCTCCAAACGCACCTTCTGATGGTGAAAAACCATTATATCTTCATGTTTCAGCTGGCACCCAT TTGGAAACAACAGCAGACAGGATAAAAGCAGTTGATCAAGCAGCTGCCATGATAGAGGAAATCATGAAGCAAGGTGTTTTAACCAATGGATTGAAG GTGGTTCACCCTTTTAGCACATGTGTGTTCTTGGGCTTTGAACCAGATCCATCTTTGAACATTATTGCCCGTATTCGTGGACCAAAT GATCAGTATGTAAATCACATTATGAATGAAACAGGATCAACAGTTTTACTAAAAGGGCGTGGTTCAGGAAACCCTGGAATTTCTAATTCCGAAGGTA AACAACAATCACTACATCTTTTTTTGTCAAGTAGTAATCCAAAAAGCCTTGAACATGCAAAGCTTCTGGCTGAGAATCTTCTGGATACAATATGTGCAGAATGTGGTGCCTCTAG GGTATCATCATGTAAGGTTTATGGTGCTGTTCCACCACCTCCGCCATTGTTGACCAGAGTCCAGAGTGAGTTAGAAGCAGCTTCTTCCGTTACTACCCCTGGGGGCAAAACAGTCATTTCACATATAACtcctcctcctccacctcctGGTACGAGCTACAATGGGTATGGTGGGATATACCCACAAACTACCCCTTTGCAACAAGTTGCCTTAGCCCTTAAGCAATCTACATCTCCCATTATATCTACCCAAACCCAAATAATTGGAAATGCAAATTTAGAGATGGAAAAAGAAAAACGACCCCCTCACACTCACAAACGCAAATTTCAAGAACTGCCCATCACTGATCTCGGGCAGCCCGGGCAGCTCAAAACACACCAG GTATTTTCTCTGACCTTACACCTGATACTGGACCTGTCTGTTGGACATTTGTATTTTCACAGGGTTTTTAACGCAAGCAAACTGGTGCTGATGTGGCGCTTTTTAACTGGGACCCGGACCCACTCTGCAGTCATTCCATGCCTAATTACTTTCGAGGGCTAA
- the LOC111890359 gene encoding protein RIK isoform X4, translating to MTEDDCARVSMPDSTPASDSSNTKQRKKRKWDQPAESLVTAGVAVPGVLPLLNMGSFVGITHPGVPPASGASLINPLTSSYGHLQQLYPAPSMQQHATALAQKIQPKIQEELIAREIVINDAESSIRYKLTKRQTQEEIQKCTGAIVITRGKYRPPNAPSDGEKPLYLHVSAGTHLETTADRIKAVDQAAAMIEEIMKQGVLTNGLKVVHPFSTCVFLGFEPDPSLNIIARIRGPNDQYVNHIMNETGSTVLLKGRGSGNPGISNSEGKQQSLHLFLSSSNPKSLEHAKLLAENLLDTICAECGASRVSSCKVYGAVPPPPPLLTRVQSELEAASSVTTPGGKTVISHITPPPPPPGTSYNGYGGIYPQTTPLQQVALALKQSTSPIISTQTQIIGNANLEMEKEKRPPHTHKRKFQELPITDLGQPGQLKTHQGF from the exons ATGACAGAAGACGATTGCGCTAGGGTTTCGATGCCTGATTCCACGCCTGCATCCGATTCATCCAACACGAAGCAAAG GAAAAAGAGGAAATGGGATCAGCCAGCTGAGTCCTTGGTGACAGCGGGAGTAGCAGTCCCTGGAGTGCTTCCTTTGCTCAACATGGGATCATTTGTTGGGATCACACATCCTGGTGTTCCTCCAGCTTCTGGCGCTTCTTTGATAAATCCTCTTACTTCTAGTTATGGACATTTACAGCAGCTTTATCCAGCACCCTCAATGCAGCAGCATGCAACTGCATTGGCCCAAAAGATTCAA CCAAAGATTCAAGAGGAGTTAATAGCTAGAGAAATTGTCATAAATGATGCAGAGTCTTCCATACGTTACAAGCTTACAAAACGCCAAACGCAAGAAGAG ATTCAGAAATGCACTGGTGCCATAGTGATAACTAG GGGTAAATATCGTCCTCCAAACGCACCTTCTGATGGTGAAAAACCATTATATCTTCATGTTTCAGCTGGCACCCAT TTGGAAACAACAGCAGACAGGATAAAAGCAGTTGATCAAGCAGCTGCCATGATAGAGGAAATCATGAAGCAAGGTGTTTTAACCAATGGATTGAAG GTGGTTCACCCTTTTAGCACATGTGTGTTCTTGGGCTTTGAACCAGATCCATCTTTGAACATTATTGCCCGTATTCGTGGACCAAAT GATCAGTATGTAAATCACATTATGAATGAAACAGGATCAACAGTTTTACTAAAAGGGCGTGGTTCAGGAAACCCTGGAATTTCTAATTCCGAAGGTA AACAACAATCACTACATCTTTTTTTGTCAAGTAGTAATCCAAAAAGCCTTGAACATGCAAAGCTTCTGGCTGAGAATCTTCTGGATACAATATGTGCAGAATGTGGTGCCTCTAG GGTATCATCATGTAAGGTTTATGGTGCTGTTCCACCACCTCCGCCATTGTTGACCAGAGTCCAGAGTGAGTTAGAAGCAGCTTCTTCCGTTACTACCCCTGGGGGCAAAACAGTCATTTCACATATAACtcctcctcctccacctcctGGTACGAGCTACAATGGGTATGGTGGGATATACCCACAAACTACCCCTTTGCAACAAGTTGCCTTAGCCCTTAAGCAATCTACATCTCCCATTATATCTACCCAAACCCAAATAATTGGAAATGCAAATTTAGAGATGGAAAAAGAAAAACGACCCCCTCACACTCACAAACGCAAATTTCAAGAACTGCCCATCACTGATCTCGGGCAGCCCGGGCAGCTCAAAACACACCAG GGTTTTTAA